A genomic region of Homo sapiens chromosome 4, GRCh38.p14 Primary Assembly contains the following coding sequences:
- the SEPTIN11 gene encoding septin-11 isoform X2: protein MEERKPAHVLRSFKYAAFMNEELRNLSLSGHVGFDSLPDQLVNKSTSQGFCFNILCVGETGIGKSTLMDTLFNTKFESDPATHNEPGVRLKARSYELQESNVRLKLTIVDTVGFGDQINKDDSYKPIVEYIDAQFEAYLQEELKIKRSLFNYHDTRIHACLYFIAPTGHSLKSLDLVTMKKLDSKVNIIPIIAKADTIAKNELHKFKSKIMSELVSNGVQIYQFPTDEETVAEINATMSVHLPFAVVGSTEEVKIGNKMAKARQYPWGVVQVENENHCDFVKLREMLIRVNMEDLREQTHTRHYELYRRCKLEEMGFKDTDPDSKPFSLQETYEAKRNEFLGELQKKEEEMRQMFVMRVKEKEAELKEAEKELHEKFDLLKRTHQEEKKKVEDKKKELEEEVNNFQKKKAAAQLLQSQAQQSGAQQTKKDKDKKNFFFM from the exons ATGGAGGAGAGGAAACCAGCTCATGTGCTGAGAAGTTTTAAATATGCTGCATTTATG AATGAAGAGCTTCGAAACTTGTCTTTGTCTGGCCATGTGGGATTTGACAGCCTCCCTGACCAGCTGGTCAACAAGTCTACTTCTCAAGGATTCTGTTTCAACATCCTTTGTGTTG GTGAGACAGGCATTGGCAAATCCACGTTAATGGACACTTTGTTCAACACCAAATTTGAAAGTGACCCAGCTACTCACAATGAACCAGGTGTTCGGTTAAAAGCCAGAAGTTATGAGCTTCAGGAAAGCAATGTACGGCTGAAGTTAACCATTGTTGACACCGTGGGATTTGGAGACCAGATAAATAAAGATGACAG CTATAAGCCGATAGTAGAATATATTGATGCCCAGTTCGAGGCCTACCTGCAAGAGGAATTGAAGATTAAACGTTCTCTCTTCAACTACCATGACACGAGGATCCATGCCTGCCTCTACTTTATTGCCCCTACTGGACATTCACTAAAGTCCCTGGATCTGGTCACCATGAAAAAGCTGGACAGTAAG GTGAACATCATTCCAATAATTGCAAAAGCTGACACCATTGCCAAGAATGAACTGCACAAATTCAAGAGTAAGATCATGAGTGAACTGGTCAGCAATGGGGTCCAGATATATCAGTTTCCCACTGATGAAGAAACGGTGGCAGAGATTAACGCAACAATGAGT GTCCATCTCCCATTTGCAGTGGTTGGCAGCACCGAAGAGGTGAAGATTGGCAACAAGATGGCAAAGGCCAGGCAGTACCCCTGGGGTGTGGTGCAGG TTGAGAATGAAAATCATTGCGATTTTGTGAAACTTCGAGAGATGCTGATCCGCGTGAACATGGAGGACTTGCGAGAGCAGACTCACACCCGCCACTATGAATTGTACCGACGCTGTAAGCTTGAAGAGATGGGGTTCAAGGACACTGACCCTGACAGCAAACCCTTCAG TCTTCAGGAGACATATGAAGCAAAAAGGAATGAATTCCTGGGAGAActgcagaagaaagaagaagaaatgagacaAATGTTTGTTAtgagagtgaaggagaaagaagctGAACttaaggaggcagagaaagag ctTCACGAGAAGTTTGACCTTCTAAAGCGGACAcaccaagaagaaaagaagaaagtggaaGACAAGAAGAAGGAGCTTGAGGAGGAGGTGAACAACTTCCAGAAGAAGAAAGCAGCGGCTCAGTTACTACAGTCCCAGGCCCAGCAATCTGGGGCCCAGCAAACCAAGAAAGACAAGGATAAGAAAAA
- the SEPTIN11 gene encoding septin-11 isoform X3 encodes MEERKPAHVLRSFKYAAFMNEELRNLSLSGHVGFDSLPDQLVNKSTSQGFCFNILCVGETGIGKSTLMDTLFNTKFESDPATHNEPGVRLKARSYELQESNVRLKLTIVDTVGFGDQINKDDSYKPIVEYIDAQFEAYLQEELKIKRSLFNYHDTRIHACLYFIAPTGHSLKSLDLVTMKKLDSKVNIIPIIAKADTIAKNELHKFKSKIMSELVSNGVQIYQFPTDEETVAEINATMSVHLPFAVVGSTEEVKIGNKMAKARQYPWGVVQVENENHCDFVKLREMLIRVNMEDLREQTHTRHYELYRRCKLEEMGFKDTDPDSKPFSLQETYEAKRNEFLGELQKKEEEMRQMFVMRVKEKEAELKEAEKELHEKFDLLKRTHQEEKKKVEDKKKELEEEVNNFQKKKAAAQLLQSQAQQSGAQQTKKDKDKKN; translated from the exons ATGGAGGAGAGGAAACCAGCTCATGTGCTGAGAAGTTTTAAATATGCTGCATTTATG AATGAAGAGCTTCGAAACTTGTCTTTGTCTGGCCATGTGGGATTTGACAGCCTCCCTGACCAGCTGGTCAACAAGTCTACTTCTCAAGGATTCTGTTTCAACATCCTTTGTGTTG GTGAGACAGGCATTGGCAAATCCACGTTAATGGACACTTTGTTCAACACCAAATTTGAAAGTGACCCAGCTACTCACAATGAACCAGGTGTTCGGTTAAAAGCCAGAAGTTATGAGCTTCAGGAAAGCAATGTACGGCTGAAGTTAACCATTGTTGACACCGTGGGATTTGGAGACCAGATAAATAAAGATGACAG CTATAAGCCGATAGTAGAATATATTGATGCCCAGTTCGAGGCCTACCTGCAAGAGGAATTGAAGATTAAACGTTCTCTCTTCAACTACCATGACACGAGGATCCATGCCTGCCTCTACTTTATTGCCCCTACTGGACATTCACTAAAGTCCCTGGATCTGGTCACCATGAAAAAGCTGGACAGTAAG GTGAACATCATTCCAATAATTGCAAAAGCTGACACCATTGCCAAGAATGAACTGCACAAATTCAAGAGTAAGATCATGAGTGAACTGGTCAGCAATGGGGTCCAGATATATCAGTTTCCCACTGATGAAGAAACGGTGGCAGAGATTAACGCAACAATGAGT GTCCATCTCCCATTTGCAGTGGTTGGCAGCACCGAAGAGGTGAAGATTGGCAACAAGATGGCAAAGGCCAGGCAGTACCCCTGGGGTGTGGTGCAGG TTGAGAATGAAAATCATTGCGATTTTGTGAAACTTCGAGAGATGCTGATCCGCGTGAACATGGAGGACTTGCGAGAGCAGACTCACACCCGCCACTATGAATTGTACCGACGCTGTAAGCTTGAAGAGATGGGGTTCAAGGACACTGACCCTGACAGCAAACCCTTCAG TCTTCAGGAGACATATGAAGCAAAAAGGAATGAATTCCTGGGAGAActgcagaagaaagaagaagaaatgagacaAATGTTTGTTAtgagagtgaaggagaaagaagctGAACttaaggaggcagagaaagag ctTCACGAGAAGTTTGACCTTCTAAAGCGGACAcaccaagaagaaaagaagaaagtggaaGACAAGAAGAAGGAGCTTGAGGAGGAGGTGAACAACTTCCAGAAGAAGAAAGCAGCGGCTCAGTTACTACAGTCCCAGGCCCAGCAATCTGGGGCCCAGCAAACCAAGAAAGACAAGGATAAGAAAAA
- the SEPTIN11 gene encoding septin-11 isoform 1 (isoform 1 is encoded by transcript variant 1), protein MEERKPAHVLRSFKYAAFMNEELRNLSLSGHVGFDSLPDQLVNKSTSQGFCFNILCVGETGIGKSTLMDTLFNTKFESDPATHNEPGVRLKARSYELQESNVRLKLTIVDTVGFGDQINKDDSYKPIVEYIDAQFEAYLQEELKIKRSLFNYHDTRIHACLYFIAPTGHSLKSLDLVTMKKLDSKVNIIPIIAKADTIAKNELHKFKSKIMSELVSNGVQIYQFPTDEETVAEINATMSVHLPFAVVGSTEEVKIGNKMAKARQYPWGVVQVENENHCDFVKLREMLIRVNMEDLREQTHTRHYELYRRCKLEEMGFKDTDPDSKPFSLQETYEAKRNEFLGELQKKEEEMRQMFVMRVKEKEAELKEAEKELHEKFDLLKRTHQEEKKKVEDKKKELEEEVNNFQKKKAAAQLLQSQAQQSGAQQTKKDKDKKNASFT, encoded by the exons ATGGAGGAGAGGAAACCAGCTCATGTGCTGAGAAGTTTTAAATATGCTGCATTTATG AATGAAGAGCTTCGAAACTTGTCTTTGTCTGGCCATGTGGGATTTGACAGCCTCCCTGACCAGCTGGTCAACAAGTCTACTTCTCAAGGATTCTGTTTCAACATCCTTTGTGTTG GTGAGACAGGCATTGGCAAATCCACGTTAATGGACACTTTGTTCAACACCAAATTTGAAAGTGACCCAGCTACTCACAATGAACCAGGTGTTCGGTTAAAAGCCAGAAGTTATGAGCTTCAGGAAAGCAATGTACGGCTGAAGTTAACCATTGTTGACACCGTGGGATTTGGAGACCAGATAAATAAAGATGACAG CTATAAGCCGATAGTAGAATATATTGATGCCCAGTTCGAGGCCTACCTGCAAGAGGAATTGAAGATTAAACGTTCTCTCTTCAACTACCATGACACGAGGATCCATGCCTGCCTCTACTTTATTGCCCCTACTGGACATTCACTAAAGTCCCTGGATCTGGTCACCATGAAAAAGCTGGACAGTAAG GTGAACATCATTCCAATAATTGCAAAAGCTGACACCATTGCCAAGAATGAACTGCACAAATTCAAGAGTAAGATCATGAGTGAACTGGTCAGCAATGGGGTCCAGATATATCAGTTTCCCACTGATGAAGAAACGGTGGCAGAGATTAACGCAACAATGAGT GTCCATCTCCCATTTGCAGTGGTTGGCAGCACCGAAGAGGTGAAGATTGGCAACAAGATGGCAAAGGCCAGGCAGTACCCCTGGGGTGTGGTGCAGG TTGAGAATGAAAATCATTGCGATTTTGTGAAACTTCGAGAGATGCTGATCCGCGTGAACATGGAGGACTTGCGAGAGCAGACTCACACCCGCCACTATGAATTGTACCGACGCTGTAAGCTTGAAGAGATGGGGTTCAAGGACACTGACCCTGACAGCAAACCCTTCAG TCTTCAGGAGACATATGAAGCAAAAAGGAATGAATTCCTGGGAGAActgcagaagaaagaagaagaaatgagacaAATGTTTGTTAtgagagtgaaggagaaagaagctGAACttaaggaggcagagaaagag ctTCACGAGAAGTTTGACCTTCTAAAGCGGACAcaccaagaagaaaagaagaaagtggaaGACAAGAAGAAGGAGCTTGAGGAGGAGGTGAACAACTTCCAGAAGAAGAAAGCAGCGGCTCAGTTACTACAGTCCCAGGCCCAGCAATCTGGGGCCCAGCAAACCAAGAAAGACAAGGATAAGAAAAA TGCAAGCTTCACATAA
- the SEPTIN11 gene encoding septin-11 isoform X4 has translation MAVAVGRPSNEELRNLSLSGHVGFDSLPDQLVNKSTSQGFCFNILCVGETGIGKSTLMDTLFNTKFESDPATHNEPGVRLKARSYELQESNVRLKLTIVDTVGFGDQINKDDSYKPIVEYIDAQFEAYLQEELKIKRSLFNYHDTRIHACLYFIAPTGHSLKSLDLVTMKKLDSKVNIIPIIAKADTIAKNELHKFKSKIMSELVSNGVQIYQFPTDEETVAEINATMSVHLPFAVVGSTEEVKIGNKMAKARQYPWGVVQVENENHCDFVKLREMLIRVNMEDLREQTHTRHYELYRRCKLEEMGFKDTDPDSKPFSLQETYEAKRNEFLGELQKKEEEMRQMFVMRVKEKEAELKEAEKELHEKFDLLKRTHQEEKKKVEDKKKELEEEVNNFQKKKAAAQLLQSQAQQSGAQQTKKDKDKKNFFFM, from the exons AATGAAGAGCTTCGAAACTTGTCTTTGTCTGGCCATGTGGGATTTGACAGCCTCCCTGACCAGCTGGTCAACAAGTCTACTTCTCAAGGATTCTGTTTCAACATCCTTTGTGTTG GTGAGACAGGCATTGGCAAATCCACGTTAATGGACACTTTGTTCAACACCAAATTTGAAAGTGACCCAGCTACTCACAATGAACCAGGTGTTCGGTTAAAAGCCAGAAGTTATGAGCTTCAGGAAAGCAATGTACGGCTGAAGTTAACCATTGTTGACACCGTGGGATTTGGAGACCAGATAAATAAAGATGACAG CTATAAGCCGATAGTAGAATATATTGATGCCCAGTTCGAGGCCTACCTGCAAGAGGAATTGAAGATTAAACGTTCTCTCTTCAACTACCATGACACGAGGATCCATGCCTGCCTCTACTTTATTGCCCCTACTGGACATTCACTAAAGTCCCTGGATCTGGTCACCATGAAAAAGCTGGACAGTAAG GTGAACATCATTCCAATAATTGCAAAAGCTGACACCATTGCCAAGAATGAACTGCACAAATTCAAGAGTAAGATCATGAGTGAACTGGTCAGCAATGGGGTCCAGATATATCAGTTTCCCACTGATGAAGAAACGGTGGCAGAGATTAACGCAACAATGAGT GTCCATCTCCCATTTGCAGTGGTTGGCAGCACCGAAGAGGTGAAGATTGGCAACAAGATGGCAAAGGCCAGGCAGTACCCCTGGGGTGTGGTGCAGG TTGAGAATGAAAATCATTGCGATTTTGTGAAACTTCGAGAGATGCTGATCCGCGTGAACATGGAGGACTTGCGAGAGCAGACTCACACCCGCCACTATGAATTGTACCGACGCTGTAAGCTTGAAGAGATGGGGTTCAAGGACACTGACCCTGACAGCAAACCCTTCAG TCTTCAGGAGACATATGAAGCAAAAAGGAATGAATTCCTGGGAGAActgcagaagaaagaagaagaaatgagacaAATGTTTGTTAtgagagtgaaggagaaagaagctGAACttaaggaggcagagaaagag ctTCACGAGAAGTTTGACCTTCTAAAGCGGACAcaccaagaagaaaagaagaaagtggaaGACAAGAAGAAGGAGCTTGAGGAGGAGGTGAACAACTTCCAGAAGAAGAAAGCAGCGGCTCAGTTACTACAGTCCCAGGCCCAGCAATCTGGGGCCCAGCAAACCAAGAAAGACAAGGATAAGAAAAA
- the SEPTIN11 gene encoding septin-11 isoform X5, with the protein MAVAVGRPSNEELRNLSLSGHVGFDSLPDQLVNKSTSQGFCFNILCVGETGIGKSTLMDTLFNTKFESDPATHNEPGVRLKARSYELQESNVRLKLTIVDTVGFGDQINKDDSYKPIVEYIDAQFEAYLQEELKIKRSLFNYHDTRIHACLYFIAPTGHSLKSLDLVTMKKLDSKVNIIPIIAKADTIAKNELHKFKSKIMSELVSNGVQIYQFPTDEETVAEINATMSVHLPFAVVGSTEEVKIGNKMAKARQYPWGVVQVENENHCDFVKLREMLIRVNMEDLREQTHTRHYELYRRCKLEEMGFKDTDPDSKPFSLQETYEAKRNEFLGELQKKEEEMRQMFVMRVKEKEAELKEAEKELHEKFDLLKRTHQEEKKKVEDKKKELEEEVNNFQKKKAAAQLLQSQAQQSGAQQTKKDKDKKN; encoded by the exons AATGAAGAGCTTCGAAACTTGTCTTTGTCTGGCCATGTGGGATTTGACAGCCTCCCTGACCAGCTGGTCAACAAGTCTACTTCTCAAGGATTCTGTTTCAACATCCTTTGTGTTG GTGAGACAGGCATTGGCAAATCCACGTTAATGGACACTTTGTTCAACACCAAATTTGAAAGTGACCCAGCTACTCACAATGAACCAGGTGTTCGGTTAAAAGCCAGAAGTTATGAGCTTCAGGAAAGCAATGTACGGCTGAAGTTAACCATTGTTGACACCGTGGGATTTGGAGACCAGATAAATAAAGATGACAG CTATAAGCCGATAGTAGAATATATTGATGCCCAGTTCGAGGCCTACCTGCAAGAGGAATTGAAGATTAAACGTTCTCTCTTCAACTACCATGACACGAGGATCCATGCCTGCCTCTACTTTATTGCCCCTACTGGACATTCACTAAAGTCCCTGGATCTGGTCACCATGAAAAAGCTGGACAGTAAG GTGAACATCATTCCAATAATTGCAAAAGCTGACACCATTGCCAAGAATGAACTGCACAAATTCAAGAGTAAGATCATGAGTGAACTGGTCAGCAATGGGGTCCAGATATATCAGTTTCCCACTGATGAAGAAACGGTGGCAGAGATTAACGCAACAATGAGT GTCCATCTCCCATTTGCAGTGGTTGGCAGCACCGAAGAGGTGAAGATTGGCAACAAGATGGCAAAGGCCAGGCAGTACCCCTGGGGTGTGGTGCAGG TTGAGAATGAAAATCATTGCGATTTTGTGAAACTTCGAGAGATGCTGATCCGCGTGAACATGGAGGACTTGCGAGAGCAGACTCACACCCGCCACTATGAATTGTACCGACGCTGTAAGCTTGAAGAGATGGGGTTCAAGGACACTGACCCTGACAGCAAACCCTTCAG TCTTCAGGAGACATATGAAGCAAAAAGGAATGAATTCCTGGGAGAActgcagaagaaagaagaagaaatgagacaAATGTTTGTTAtgagagtgaaggagaaagaagctGAACttaaggaggcagagaaagag ctTCACGAGAAGTTTGACCTTCTAAAGCGGACAcaccaagaagaaaagaagaaagtggaaGACAAGAAGAAGGAGCTTGAGGAGGAGGTGAACAACTTCCAGAAGAAGAAAGCAGCGGCTCAGTTACTACAGTCCCAGGCCCAGCAATCTGGGGCCCAGCAAACCAAGAAAGACAAGGATAAGAAAAA
- the SEPTIN11 gene encoding septin-11 isoform X6, with protein MNEELRNLSLSGHVGFDSLPDQLVNKSTSQGFCFNILCVGETGIGKSTLMDTLFNTKFESDPATHNEPGVRLKARSYELQESNVRLKLTIVDTVGFGDQINKDDSYKPIVEYIDAQFEAYLQEELKIKRSLFNYHDTRIHACLYFIAPTGHSLKSLDLVTMKKLDSKVNIIPIIAKADTIAKNELHKFKSKIMSELVSNGVQIYQFPTDEETVAEINATMSVHLPFAVVGSTEEVKIGNKMAKARQYPWGVVQVENENHCDFVKLREMLIRVNMEDLREQTHTRHYELYRRCKLEEMGFKDTDPDSKPFSLQETYEAKRNEFLGELQKKEEEMRQMFVMRVKEKEAELKEAEKELHEKFDLLKRTHQEEKKKVEDKKKELEEEVNNFQKKKAAAQLLQSQAQQSGAQQTKKDKDKKNASFT; from the exons AATGAAGAGCTTCGAAACTTGTCTTTGTCTGGCCATGTGGGATTTGACAGCCTCCCTGACCAGCTGGTCAACAAGTCTACTTCTCAAGGATTCTGTTTCAACATCCTTTGTGTTG GTGAGACAGGCATTGGCAAATCCACGTTAATGGACACTTTGTTCAACACCAAATTTGAAAGTGACCCAGCTACTCACAATGAACCAGGTGTTCGGTTAAAAGCCAGAAGTTATGAGCTTCAGGAAAGCAATGTACGGCTGAAGTTAACCATTGTTGACACCGTGGGATTTGGAGACCAGATAAATAAAGATGACAG CTATAAGCCGATAGTAGAATATATTGATGCCCAGTTCGAGGCCTACCTGCAAGAGGAATTGAAGATTAAACGTTCTCTCTTCAACTACCATGACACGAGGATCCATGCCTGCCTCTACTTTATTGCCCCTACTGGACATTCACTAAAGTCCCTGGATCTGGTCACCATGAAAAAGCTGGACAGTAAG GTGAACATCATTCCAATAATTGCAAAAGCTGACACCATTGCCAAGAATGAACTGCACAAATTCAAGAGTAAGATCATGAGTGAACTGGTCAGCAATGGGGTCCAGATATATCAGTTTCCCACTGATGAAGAAACGGTGGCAGAGATTAACGCAACAATGAGT GTCCATCTCCCATTTGCAGTGGTTGGCAGCACCGAAGAGGTGAAGATTGGCAACAAGATGGCAAAGGCCAGGCAGTACCCCTGGGGTGTGGTGCAGG TTGAGAATGAAAATCATTGCGATTTTGTGAAACTTCGAGAGATGCTGATCCGCGTGAACATGGAGGACTTGCGAGAGCAGACTCACACCCGCCACTATGAATTGTACCGACGCTGTAAGCTTGAAGAGATGGGGTTCAAGGACACTGACCCTGACAGCAAACCCTTCAG TCTTCAGGAGACATATGAAGCAAAAAGGAATGAATTCCTGGGAGAActgcagaagaaagaagaagaaatgagacaAATGTTTGTTAtgagagtgaaggagaaagaagctGAACttaaggaggcagagaaagag ctTCACGAGAAGTTTGACCTTCTAAAGCGGACAcaccaagaagaaaagaagaaagtggaaGACAAGAAGAAGGAGCTTGAGGAGGAGGTGAACAACTTCCAGAAGAAGAAAGCAGCGGCTCAGTTACTACAGTCCCAGGCCCAGCAATCTGGGGCCCAGCAAACCAAGAAAGACAAGGATAAGAAAAA TGCAAGCTTCACATAA
- the SEPTIN11 gene encoding septin-11 isoform 2 (isoform 2 is encoded by transcript variant 2) codes for MAVAVGRPSNEELRNLSLSGHVGFDSLPDQLVNKSTSQGFCFNILCVGETGIGKSTLMDTLFNTKFESDPATHNEPGVRLKARSYELQESNVRLKLTIVDTVGFGDQINKDDSYKPIVEYIDAQFEAYLQEELKIKRSLFNYHDTRIHACLYFIAPTGHSLKSLDLVTMKKLDSKVNIIPIIAKADTIAKNELHKFKSKIMSELVSNGVQIYQFPTDEETVAEINATMSVHLPFAVVGSTEEVKIGNKMAKARQYPWGVVQVENENHCDFVKLREMLIRVNMEDLREQTHTRHYELYRRCKLEEMGFKDTDPDSKPFSLQETYEAKRNEFLGELQKKEEEMRQMFVMRVKEKEAELKEAEKELHEKFDLLKRTHQEEKKKVEDKKKELEEEVNNFQKKKAAAQLLQSQAQQSGAQQTKKDKDKKNASFT; via the exons AATGAAGAGCTTCGAAACTTGTCTTTGTCTGGCCATGTGGGATTTGACAGCCTCCCTGACCAGCTGGTCAACAAGTCTACTTCTCAAGGATTCTGTTTCAACATCCTTTGTGTTG GTGAGACAGGCATTGGCAAATCCACGTTAATGGACACTTTGTTCAACACCAAATTTGAAAGTGACCCAGCTACTCACAATGAACCAGGTGTTCGGTTAAAAGCCAGAAGTTATGAGCTTCAGGAAAGCAATGTACGGCTGAAGTTAACCATTGTTGACACCGTGGGATTTGGAGACCAGATAAATAAAGATGACAG CTATAAGCCGATAGTAGAATATATTGATGCCCAGTTCGAGGCCTACCTGCAAGAGGAATTGAAGATTAAACGTTCTCTCTTCAACTACCATGACACGAGGATCCATGCCTGCCTCTACTTTATTGCCCCTACTGGACATTCACTAAAGTCCCTGGATCTGGTCACCATGAAAAAGCTGGACAGTAAG GTGAACATCATTCCAATAATTGCAAAAGCTGACACCATTGCCAAGAATGAACTGCACAAATTCAAGAGTAAGATCATGAGTGAACTGGTCAGCAATGGGGTCCAGATATATCAGTTTCCCACTGATGAAGAAACGGTGGCAGAGATTAACGCAACAATGAGT GTCCATCTCCCATTTGCAGTGGTTGGCAGCACCGAAGAGGTGAAGATTGGCAACAAGATGGCAAAGGCCAGGCAGTACCCCTGGGGTGTGGTGCAGG TTGAGAATGAAAATCATTGCGATTTTGTGAAACTTCGAGAGATGCTGATCCGCGTGAACATGGAGGACTTGCGAGAGCAGACTCACACCCGCCACTATGAATTGTACCGACGCTGTAAGCTTGAAGAGATGGGGTTCAAGGACACTGACCCTGACAGCAAACCCTTCAG TCTTCAGGAGACATATGAAGCAAAAAGGAATGAATTCCTGGGAGAActgcagaagaaagaagaagaaatgagacaAATGTTTGTTAtgagagtgaaggagaaagaagctGAACttaaggaggcagagaaagag ctTCACGAGAAGTTTGACCTTCTAAAGCGGACAcaccaagaagaaaagaagaaagtggaaGACAAGAAGAAGGAGCTTGAGGAGGAGGTGAACAACTTCCAGAAGAAGAAAGCAGCGGCTCAGTTACTACAGTCCCAGGCCCAGCAATCTGGGGCCCAGCAAACCAAGAAAGACAAGGATAAGAAAAA TGCAAGCTTCACATAA